One window from the genome of Saccopteryx leptura isolate mSacLep1 chromosome 8, mSacLep1_pri_phased_curated, whole genome shotgun sequence encodes:
- the FBXO45 gene encoding F-box/SPRY domain-containing protein 1: MAAPAPGAGAASGGAGCSGGGSSGAGAGSCSGSSGIGGRLPSRVLELVFSYLELSELRSCALVCKHWYRCLHGDENSEVWRSLCARSLAEEALRTDILCNLPSYKAKIRAFQHAFSTNDCSRNVYIKKNGFTLHRNPIAQSTDGARTKIGFSEGRHAWEVWWEGPLGTVAVIGIATKRAPMQCQGYVALLGSDDQSWGWNLVDNNLLHNGEVNGSFPQCNNAPKYQIGERIRVILDMEDKTLAFERGYEFLGVAFRGLPKACLYPAVSAVYGNTEVTLVYLGKPLDG; this comes from the exons ATGGCGGCGCCGGCCCCGGGGGCTGGGGCAGCCTCGGGCGGCGCCGGCTGTAGtggcggcggcagcagcggcgCGGGCGCCGGCTCGTGCTCTGGGTCCTCGGGTATCGGGGGCCGGCTGCCCAGCCGGGTGCTGGAGTTGGTGTTTTCCTACCTGGAGCTGTCCGAGCTGCGGAGCTGCGCCCTGGTGTGCAAGCACTGGTACCGCTGCCTGCACGGCGATGAGAACAGCGAGGTGTGGCGGAGCCTGTGCGCCCGCAGCCTGGCAGAAGAGGCTCTGCGCACGGACATCCTCTGCAACCTGCCCAGCTACAAGGCCAAG ATACGTGCTTTCCAACATGCCTTCAGCACTAATGACTGCTCCAGGAATGTCTACATTAAGAAAAATGGCTTTACTTTACATCGAAACCCCATTGCTCAGAGCACTGATGGTGCAAGGACCAAGATTGGTTTCAGTGAGGGCCGCCATGCATGGGAAGTGTGGTGGGAGGGCCCTCTGGGCACTGTGGCAGTGATTGGAATTGCCACAAAACGGGCCCCTATGCAGTGCCAAGGTTATGTGGCGTTGCTGGGCAGTGATGACCAGAGCTGGGGCTGGAATCTGGTGGACAATAATCTACTACATAATGGAGAAGTCAATGGCAGTTTTCCACAATGCAACAATGCACCAAAATATCAG ATAGGAGAAAGAATCCGCGTCATCTTGGACATGGAAGATAAGACTTTAGCTTTTGAACGTGGATATGAATTCCTAGGGGTTGCCTTTAGAGGACTTCCAAAGGCCTGCTTATATCCAGCGGTTTCTGCTGTATATGGCAACACAGAAGTGACTTTGGTTTACCTCGGTAAACCTTTGGATGGATGA